DNA from Verrucomicrobiota bacterium:
CGGATCGTAGGTCAGCAGCGTGGGGATCGTGCTGGCCAGGATCAGGCTGTGGCCATCCTGATGCTGCAACCCTTCACCGTTGAGGGACGTGCGGCCCGAGGTGGCCCCCAGCAGGAAACCTTTGGCCCGGATGTCTCCGGAAAGCCACGCCATGTCCCCAATGCGCTGAAACCCGAACATCGAGTAGTAAATGTAAAACGGAATCATCGGCACCCCATGCGTGGCATACGCTGTGCCGGCGGCGATAAAGGAGGCCATGGCGCCCGCCTCGGTGATGCCCTCCTCCAAAATCTGTCCATCCTTCGCTTCCTTGTAATAGGAAAGCGATTTATGGTCCACCGGTTCGTATAACTGGCCTTTCGAGGAATAAATACCCACCTCGCGAAACATCGTATCCATGCCAAACGTGCGGGCCTCATCGGGAATGATGGGTACCACGTTTTTCCCGATGCTCTTGTTGCGGATCAGGATATTCAGCAGGCGCACGAACGCCATGGTCGTGGAGACGGCGGACGACGAGCCTTTCAGCAATTCGCCAAAATCCGCCAGGGTGGGCGTGGTTAATTTGGGCGCGCGGGTCTTGCGCTCGGGGATATAGCCGCCCAGCACCTTGCGACGCGCCAGTAGGTAATTCTGTTCCGGGCTGTTCTCCGCCGGACGATAAAACGGCGTCTCGGCAATCACCTCGTCACTGATTGGGATGCCAAAGCGAGCGCGGAACTCGCGCAATTCTTTTTCGTTCAGCTTCTTTTGCTGATGCGAAATATTGCGGCCTTCGCCGGCCTCGCCCAGGCCATAGCCCTTGACTGTTTGGGCGAGAATGACCGTTGGCGCACCCTGATGATCCATCGCTGCCTTGTACGCGGCATACACTTTGCGACGGTCATGGCCGCCGCGCATCAATTTGTGCAACTGATCATCCGAGAGATGATTCACCAACTCAAGCAGCGGAGGATACTTCCCAAAGAAATGTTTGCGAATATACGAACCCGGCTCCACGGAATACTTCTGGGATTCGCCGTCAATGGTCTCCTCCATGCGACGGCGGAGCAGGCCGGTTTTGTCGGCTTTTAACAGCAGATCCCAGTCCGAACCCCAGATCACCTTGATGACATTCCAACCCGCCCCCAGGAAGGCGGATTCCAGTTCCTGGATGATTTTGCCATTGCCGCGCACCGGCCCATCCAGGCGCTGCAAATTACAATTCACCACCCAGATGAGATTGTCCAATTGTTCGCGGGAAGCCAAAGTTAATGCCCCCAGTGTCTCGGGTTCATCAGACTCTCCATCGCCCACAAACGCCCAGACTTTGGGCTCCGGTCCCTTGACCAGACCGCGCGCGGCCAGGTAACGGTTGAACCGCGCCTGGTAAATGGAAAGGATCGGCCCCAGTCCCATGGAGACGGTGGGGAACTGCCAGAAATTGGGCAACAAGTAAGGGTGCGGGTATGAGGGCAACCCGCCGCCCTCGGCCAGTTCCTGGCGGAAATTATGCAGTTGGGCTTCTGTCAACCGCCCTTCCAGGAAGGCGCGGGCATACACTCCGGGGGAGACGTGCCCTTGGAAATAGACCAAGTCGGCGGGCGTTTGGCCGTCGCCACCGCGCCAGAAATGGTTGAAGCCGACTTCGAGCAGCGTGGCGCAGGAGGCATAGGAGGAGATGTGTCCGCCGATGCCGTCGTTATCCCGGTTGGCATTCACCACCATGGCCATGGCATTCCAACGGATGATGCTCTTGATCTTGCGTTCCAATTCCGCGTCCCCTGGATATGCTGGTTCATCCTCCGGCGGGATGGTGTTGACGTAGGGGGTGCGTACCACGTGGGGCACTTCCAACCCCGCGCGCTTCAGACGCTCCACAAAATCGCTCATGAACTGCGCGGCTTCCTCGGGTTGTTGTTCCGCGAGCGTAACTTCGAGCAGGTTTTCCAAACAGGCCATGGCCGCTTTCATGGCGGACTTGGTAGCACGGCTGGGGCCGGCCATTTGCGTTGTCATTGTCTCGTTACCCATAAATCAATGTTCCCCGGAATGCTGAACGACCTTTCCGGATGGTTTTAACAGCGCCTAGCTGTCATTTAAAGCGGATAAGATAGACTCGAATCGGGCGAATTACAACTGTCCATTAACCTGCCTGTTAGCTGGCATAAACATGCAGAGTGCAGTGTGATAAATCAGATTTGATTTTTTGAATCATCCGGCGTCAGTTCTTCATTGAAAACCTTATGCAAAGATGGTATGGGGTACTTATGGTTCATGGTAAGCGTCCATGTAAAACGGGTTTTGGCCAATCTGCCGGTCAGCCGGCATCACACCCCATAACATTACGACAACACTACTTGCACTCCTGGAGTTCAGCGACTACGCCTTCATCGCCGGTATTGTGGTCATCTTTGCCGGTGGCGCCGCCTTCACCACGCGTCAGGACATGAACCTGGCTCGGTTGGAACGGCAGTTGCGGGAGCTTCAGCACAAGCTGGACGCGCTCATCAAACACCATGGCGTTGAAGTACCGTCACCACCGCCGTCCGGCCTATCGCCGGAGGTCGAGCGGATGGCCAAAGACCCAAGTCAGAAGATCGCTGCCATCAAACTCTACCGGGAGGAGAATCCCGGAGTCGGCTTGGCCGAAGCGAAGGCCAGGATCGAAGAGTTCCACCAGAACAGCCGATGAGATGAACGGGAATATCACAATCACTACAACCAACGCCGGATGGTATTTTGCGCACTGTTATGCGGTTTATGCCTTGTGGTTCGGTGTGACTGAGGTGTATCGGTTTGCATATGACACAGTATAAGACCGCCGCTTCGACCCTGCTGGTGTGGTGCTTGCTGCTTGGCTGTGCCAGCCCTTGGGTACCGCCAGAGCCGGAGCCGCCAGAATTACGGGAATTACGTCCAAAACTCGCCAACCTTAAGCAGGGAATGTCCGAAACCGAAACTTTTAAACTGTTGGGCCTAGACAGTTCCAAGATGGAGCCAAGCGGCTGCTTGCACGAGCAAAACTACGCCCGCTTCTATGAGCGGAATTACATACTTACGATTCATTTCGACTGCGAAGGCACGAATGGACTCGCGCTCGGCTGGGGGAAGATCACCACCTTCAAAAGGCGGGAGGAGGTTTGGCCAAAGTGAACCGGCATAACAAAATCACGAGAGCGAATGCGGGCGGGCCGCGCCAGTTGCCAATTTGGACACGCTGGACCGCCCGCGTCGCTCAGTTCCGGCGTTAGCATTTTTGCGGATACCATGGCTACGAACAACAGCCCAACACCTGAGCCAAGCAGAAAACCAGAGGTTTTCGTAACGTGCCTTTTTGCCGTTCTTGCCTGTGGCATTCTCTTTTTGAGCTAGAAAAACATGATGCCTGACATTTATATAGCAGCCTCGATCACCAGTGCTTTATCGCTGATAATTCTAGGTGGTTTGCTCTTTCTTCGTGCCCCACGAGAAGACAGACCACTTCTCGCCCTGTTGGTTCTGATCATGCTCCCCATGAACGCGTTGGCTTTCCATTTGATTCGGATGCCAGTTGATGGCTGGCTGTCCGCAGCGCTGGGGAAACAGAGTGGCGTATATCAATGCGTTCGCATGTTATACGCACCACTAACAGAAGAACCTGCCAAATTGTGGCCTTTTCTCATTCCCTGGCTCCATGGACGCATGAAGTCCAGACCGGCTTACCGCATTGCGTTTGCTATCGGCCTTGGTTTTGGTGTTGGCGAAGCCTGGACGGTAGCCAACCTGTTATCGAAATCACCGGAGTTCGCCAAGTATCCCTGGTATCTGCTTGGCGGCTATATGTCAGAGCGGATGATGGTTTGTGTCATGCATTCCGCGTTCACGGCAGTGGCGCTTACCCTCATGTTCAATCAGAAACGCATCGTGGCTGGACTGTTGGCCTGCATCTTCCTCCACTTTGCAGGGAATTTCCCGATCTTCCTGGCTGGAAAGAATGTATGGGGTCTTGGCCCAAACACATGGAGGATTATTCTCCAACTTTGGGTGCTGCTCTATTTTCTCGCCATGGGTGCGCTGATTGCCTATCTGGTGTATGGCAAACAATGGTTCAGCAAAGTGATTCGAGGACAGGTCAAATGCCCGGAATGTAAAGCGTTCTATGTGCATCCAATCTTTGGAGTTAATCTTTTACACAAACGCTATGAACGATGTCTTCACTGCAAAAGGTGGCATCTGGTTAGCGCATTCGATGAAGAGAATACCGAAGCCAACAATTCCATGCAGACGACGCCCAATGGCGCGCCTGATAAATAACGTTCGGCGACAACTGCAAGCCATGCAACTTTCTCCATTCATAGCGCTGCTCGTGATGCTGCTCTGGCCTCGGTTCGCCTCTGCGGAATCCGCCCCCGTTTCGTTCGCGTACCTCCTTCAGGCCGACGCCTTCGCGAAAACGAAGTCCGATGCCGTCGACCGGCTCACTGCGTGTGGACGCGATTGGATCGTGCTCGATGCGGCGTTTGCCAGCGACACACCGTGGGCGCGCGCGGACCTCGATACGATCCGCGCCGGGCAGGTGGGGCGAAAAGTGGTCGCCTACATTTCCATCGGCGAGGCGGAAGACTACCGTCCCTACTGGCGCCAAGAGTGGGGGAGAAAGGGCAAACTCACCGCCGCCGCGCCTGCGTGGCTCGGTGTCGAGAACCCGGAATGGAAGGGCAACTATCGCGTGAAGTATTGGCACGCCGAATGGCAAAAGCTCATGCTTGCCACCATTGACGACGCGCTGACGCGCGGTTTTGACGGGGTGTATCTGGATATCGTGGACGGCTTCGAGACATTCGAGCAGGATGGCACGGAGTTCATTGCTGACCGTGTGAACCCGGAGACGAAGCAGAGTTATCGCCGCGACATGGTGGACTGGGTGAAAGCCATCGCGGCGCGCGTGCGTGCGCGAAATCCCACCGCCCTCGTCATCCCGCAGAACGGCTCGCAACTGCTGGCGCATGCGGATTTCCTCGCCGCAATCAGCGCCATCGGTATCGAGGATCTCTTCATGAATGGTAACAAGCTTCAGCCCAAGTCGCACACCGACGAAGTGCTCGGTCACCTGAAGAAAATTGCCGCGGCGCAGAAGCCGGTGCTCCTCATCGAGTATCCCAAGCGTACAGAGCGGCAAACTTTGTCAAAACAGTTGGCGAAGGAGAATGGACTGATTTGGTTGGAAACAGATCGGGAACTTAAAACGCTCGGCGCGTCGGGAAAGTAAGGCTGGAGAAGGTGGCTTCGTTCAACCATGCGCTGCAGCAGAACCCGGCCAACACCTGAACTACACACAAAAACCAAAAAAAGGCTTGCACACGGGCATTGACCGGCATAGTGTAAGCGACTTGTCTTTGGACATTACGAATAAGATATGAATGCGGAATTATGTAGATTGGCTTTGATAAAAGTTGGCAACCCCAACATTTTGGTCAACATGCTTTCCAAGCGGGTTCGGCAGTTGAACTCCTCCGGGAGCATCAGCCGGCCGTTGATCCAGGACACGACTGGACTGGGCGCGGCGGATATCGCGTTGCGCGAAATTGTTGAAGACAAGATGTTCTTTGAGGCGGCGATTACGACGGAACTGGTCGCGGAAACCGCCCCCAAGAAACGTCGAAAAGCAGCTTAATTGGGTGCTTTTTGCCGCCCGGCGTTCAGCCAGAAGCAACCCTTCTGGCTGATTTGTTTTCATGGCTGACCTCGTCACCAATCCGACCGCCCGACGGGATTTTCATATTCTGGAAACCTTCGAGGCGGGCATCGTGCTGCACGGCACCGAAGTGAAGGCGTTGCGGGCTGGGTTGGGGCAGATTCGGGACGCGTTTGCGCGTGTGGAGCGTGACGAGGTGTGGCTCCACAACGCCCATATTGATGAATACAGCCACGGTAACCGCGAGAATCATCAGCCCAAGTCGCCCCGCAAACTGTTGCTGCACAAAAGCGAAATCCGCAAACTCGCCGGTTTTTCCGCCGTCAAAGGCCAGGCTCTCATCCCCCTTTCCTTCTACTGGAAACAGGGTAAAATCAAGGTCAGTCTGGGTGTCGCCAAGGGCAAGGCCGAATATGACAAACGCGAGGACCTCCGGCGACGTGATG
Protein-coding regions in this window:
- the aceE gene encoding pyruvate dehydrogenase (acetyl-transferring), homodimeric type; the protein is MTTQMAGPSRATKSAMKAAMACLENLLEVTLAEQQPEEAAQFMSDFVERLKRAGLEVPHVVRTPYVNTIPPEDEPAYPGDAELERKIKSIIRWNAMAMVVNANRDNDGIGGHISSYASCATLLEVGFNHFWRGGDGQTPADLVYFQGHVSPGVYARAFLEGRLTEAQLHNFRQELAEGGGLPSYPHPYLLPNFWQFPTVSMGLGPILSIYQARFNRYLAARGLVKGPEPKVWAFVGDGESDEPETLGALTLASREQLDNLIWVVNCNLQRLDGPVRGNGKIIQELESAFLGAGWNVIKVIWGSDWDLLLKADKTGLLRRRMEETIDGESQKYSVEPGSYIRKHFFGKYPPLLELVNHLSDDQLHKLMRGGHDRRKVYAAYKAAMDHQGAPTVILAQTVKGYGLGEAGEGRNISHQQKKLNEKELREFRARFGIPISDEVIAETPFYRPAENSPEQNYLLARRKVLGGYIPERKTRAPKLTTPTLADFGELLKGSSSAVSTTMAFVRLLNILIRNKSIGKNVVPIIPDEARTFGMDTMFREVGIYSSKGQLYEPVDHKSLSYYKEAKDGQILEEGITEAGAMASFIAAGTAYATHGVPMIPFYIYYSMFGFQRIGDMAWLSGDIRAKGFLLGATSGRTSLNGEGLQHQDGHSLILASTIPTLLTYDPSFAYEIAVIVADGLRRMYQEGEEVFYYLTLYNENSPMPPMPAGVEEGILKGLYKFKTGPDGLKHKAQLFGSGTIMRSALKAQQILAEKYDVSADVWSATNYKQLRSEALRVKRWNMLHPSEIPQKSYLETVLEKQAGPFIAVSDNLKLVPDQIAPWVPGGLLTLGTDGFGRSDTRERLRRFFEVDAESTVIATLYSLCQKGAIKPAVVTKAIKDLGVDPEKAFPYCV
- a CDS encoding MJ1477/TM1410 family putative glycoside hydrolase; the protein is MQLSPFIALLVMLLWPRFASAESAPVSFAYLLQADAFAKTKSDAVDRLTACGRDWIVLDAAFASDTPWARADLDTIRAGQVGRKVVAYISIGEAEDYRPYWRQEWGRKGKLTAAAPAWLGVENPEWKGNYRVKYWHAEWQKLMLATIDDALTRGFDGVYLDIVDGFETFEQDGTEFIADRVNPETKQSYRRDMVDWVKAIAARVRARNPTALVIPQNGSQLLAHADFLAAISAIGIEDLFMNGNKLQPKSHTDEVLGHLKKIAAAQKPVLLIEYPKRTERQTLSKQLAKENGLIWLETDRELKTLGASGK
- the smpB gene encoding SsrA-binding protein SmpB, giving the protein MADLVTNPTARRDFHILETFEAGIVLHGTEVKALRAGLGQIRDAFARVERDEVWLHNAHIDEYSHGNRENHQPKSPRKLLLHKSEIRKLAGFSAVKGQALIPLSFYWKQGKIKVSLGVAKGKAEYDKREDLRRRDAEKELKQAMATRIRRS